In Caulobacter sp. X, the sequence CCACCGGCGGTGGGCCAGCGCGGCGCATGATCGACGGCTCGTGATCGTTCGGCCGGGCGTGGTTTTCGGACCGGGCGAGCGGGGCAACTACTCGAACCTCGCCGGAGCGCTAAAGCGCGGTCTCTTCGCCTATCCAGGCCGCAAGAACACGATCAAGAGCGGCGGCTATGTCGACGAGTTGCTGAGCGCGCTCGACTTTGTCGTTTCCCGCGACATGCCCGAAGTCACGTTCAACTTCGCGTACCCGGATGAGAGCACGACCGAGGACATCGTGAAGGCTTTCGGCCGCGTCTCTACGGTGAAGACCAATTACCCCGTCGTTCCAATCGCGCCCCTGCTTGGCGTCGCCTGGTGTTTCGAGTTTGTCGCGCGCCTGGGCTTCAAGACGCCCATCCACCGCGAGCGCATATGGAAGCTGGTTCGGTCGACGCGCATCAAGCCCAACTGGCTGCTGACCCAAGGCTATTCGTTCGGGAGCGACGTCGAGTCGGCCTTGCGCGCCTGGTCCGAGGAAACGCGGGGAACGTTCGAGTGAGCGCGTCCGACATGACCCGCGCGGCAAGCGAGCCCGTTCAAGATGAGTTCGGCTGGCTGGCGGGCTCGTTGCTCGTTCTGAGCAACTACTATCATCCGGAGCCCACGGGCAGCGCGCCGCCGATCACGGATCTCTCGCTCTGGCTGGCCGAGAATGGGCTGCGTCCCGATGTGTTGGCCGCTCGGCCTAGCTATCCGAAGAACGCCGTCTACGAGGGCTACGAAGCCGGTCAGCGCGACCATGAGGATTTCAAGGGCGTCAACGTTCGCCGCGTGAAGTCATACATCGCCAATTCGCGAGGCATGATCGGGCGATTGCTTTCGGAGACCAGCTTCGCCGCCTCGGCGCTGTTCGCTCGCGAACGGCGCTACAAAGGCGTTATTTGCGTGTGCCCCTCCGTGTTCGTCGTCCTCGTCGCGCCGTTCTTCCGGGCGAGGGATGGCCGGGTCGTCGCGATCGTCCATGACATCCAGTCGGGATTGGCCGCTAACCTGAAGTTCGGAATGGCGGGCGGACTGACCCAACTTCTTCGGAAGCTCGAAGCCTGGGCCCTGAATCGCTGCGATCGCGTGATCGCCTTGACCCCGGGCATGGAGCGCGAGCTGCGGGAGCTGGGCGTCAAGGGGCAGATCGATATCATTCCGCCCCAGGTCAACGTCCGTGAGATCGTGCCGATGCCGCGCGCCGAGGGGCGGCCTCTTCTTGTTTACTCCGGCAATCTGGGGCGCAAGCAGGGGCTGGACCAGGTCATGGCTCTCGCCGCTGAACTTCTGAAGCGGTCGGCCGTTGTCGATATCCTCATCCGCGGCGAGGGCTCCGAGCGGAAGGCCCTTGAGGAGCAAGCCGAGAGCGAAGGCCTCACGAACGTACGCTTCGCGGATCTAGCGCCCCGTGACCAGTTGAGCGCCGCGATGGGGGCGGCAACGCTGCACCTTGTCCCGCAAAGTCCCGGCGGCGCCAACTTCGCTTTGCCGAGCAAGATCTTCTCGATCATGGCGGCTGAGCGCCCCTATATCGCGACTGCTGAGGCTGGCACTCCTCTGGCGTTGATTACTCAAGCTTCCAAAGGCGGGGTGACCATTGAGCCCAACGATGCGCCCGAGTTCGCAGATGCAGTCCAAAAGCTAATATCGGACCCTGAAGCGCTGCGCAGGATGTCTGCTTCGGGGAGGAGCTATGTCGAGAACTACGTCGACAGAGAAGTCGTATGTAGAAGAATTCTGCGTGCGACTAAAGCTTGAATATTTCAGATCATAATGGGGGATCATTTGTCTAGAGTCGCGATCGCAATTTTTGCCTTTAATAGGCCAGAAAGTCTAGAAAGGATAATTTTTAGTCTTTATGAGTGCCCTGAAATTGATGGTACCTCTGTAAATATATTCATAGATGGTCCGCGTAATGAACTTGAACGCGAGCAGGTCGCTCAGACGGCGAAGGTTGCGAGTGCTTCCAGATTTAGAAATGTGAGAATTGTCCAATCTTCCTCCAATAAGGGATTGAGAAGGTCTATATACGATGGTGTTTCTCAAATCTGCGAGGAGTTTGGCCGCGTAATTGTTCTGGAAGATGATCTTGTATTGTCCCCGTACGCACTTGAATATTTCATAGGTGGGCTCGACCGATTTGAGAAGAATGATCGAGTGTGGAGTATTTGTGGGTACACTTACGAACATCCCCGCCTGAGCAAAACTAACCGTGCGTTCTTTCTCCCGTTCGCTCATCCCTGGGGGTGGGCAACTTGGGCTAGGGCTTGGCGGAGGTTCGAGTTTGATCAGCCATTGGTGTCTAGTCAGGTTCTTGGCACGGCTGAGTTTAGAAGATTCTTTGATGTCGGAGGACTAAGCCGGGCAACGGACCTGCTTGACTTGGCGCAGCGGGGCAAGGTGGATAGTTGGTTTATACGTTGGCACTGGAAGATATTTCGAGAAGGGGGGGTGTCGCTCTTTCCTTCTAGACGATTCGTAGTCAATAGAGGCGTTTCTGAGGGGGGGACGCATGCTGGGACTTTGAATCCCTACCGATTACTTGCGGGAAGTCCCGATCCATCTGGTGAGATGCCTATTAGTTGGCCGGATGAGATTACGCCAGACTTTGAAGCTCTGAGCTTGATGAGGCGGAGTAGGGATGCATCTGTCCAACGCTTCATTGCTTGGGCGGGGAGAATTAAAAGATTGTACCTCAAGAGGTAATTTGTATTTCGGAGGCGTAAATGTATATTTTGCGGAGGGTTTATAGTGCGGTAGCGCGAGCGGTGGCCGTAAGAAAAAATGTCCACATAGGAAGTAATTTTAAAATTGGAATGTTTAGCTTTGTTAACTCTTCGGCCAGTCTTCATATTGGCCACGAGGTTTCTATCGGCGCTAATGTTTGGATCTCTTGCAATGGTTATATCGGAAATGGAGTTTTAATTTCCAGCCAAGTTGGGATAGTGAGTAAATATGAGCACGACATGTATTCTGTTGGCGTGCCAATATCTCGCGCGCCAACACTTGGAGATCCAGGTTGGCGCAATATAAATAAATCTGACTATATTCATATTGAGGATGATGTTTGGATTGGGTTTAATGTTACCATTTTAAGTGGTGTTCGTATTGGCCGAGGCGCTGTCGTGGCCGCCGGCGCTGTCGTGGTGCGCGATGTGGGGGCCTACCAGATTGTGGCCGGTAATCCGGCAAGAGTTATTGGCGAGCGGCTGAACGAAGAACTGCGTATCCAGCATGAAGCCGCGTTGCGAGTGCGTTGGTTAAATATAGATCGCAGTGACGAGATTGGGTGACGCCTGTCATATTGATCAAGTAGCTTCTACCTGATCGTTGGTGGGCCCATTCGGTGTTCAGGTTGGAATTTTTTGTCTATCTGGCGGAACTGCGAGGTCGCGTCCGCCTAGAGCTTCCGCTATGACGCACTTACGCAAGCGGAATAGCTGTGTTTTGAAGGTGGGGATCTAATGACGGTTAAAAGCAATGGTAAGGTTGCGCTCATCACAGGCGTGACCGGGCAAGATGGCGCGTATCTGTCGGAGCTGCTGCTCTCGAAGGGCTATACGGTCCACGGATTGAAGCGGCGGTCGTCGTCGTTCAACACCGGTCGGATTGAGCATCTCTATCAAGACCCGCACGAAGCCGATCCGCGCTTCATCCTGCACTACGGCGACATGACCGACAGCACGAACCTGATCCGGATCGTGCAGCAGACCCAGCCCGACGAGATCTACAACCTGGCGGCCCAGAGCCACGTCCAGGTCAGCTTCGAGACCCCAGAATACACCAGCAACGCCGACGGCACGGGCACGCTGCGCCTGCTGGAAGCCATCCGCATCCTGGGCCTCGAAAAGAAGACCAAGTTCTACCAGGCCTCGACCTCGGAGCTGTACGGCCTGGTGCAGGAAGTGCCGCAAAGCGAAAAGACGCCGTTCTATCCGCGCAGCCCGTACGCCGCAGCAAAGCTCTACAGCTACTGGATCGTGGTCAACTACCGCGAGGCCTACGGCATTCACGCCAGCAACGGCATCTTGTTCAACCATGAGAGCCCGCTGCGGGGCGAGACGTTCGTTACCCGCAAGATCACCCGCGCTGTCGCGGCCATCAAACAGGGCTTCCAGGACAAACTCTATCTGGGCAACCTCGACGCCAAGCGCGACTGGGGCCACGCCCGCGAATACGTCCGCGGCATGTGGCTGATGCTGCAGCAGGAAACGGCCGACGACTACGTCCTGGCCACCGGCGAAACCACCCTGGTTCGCGACTTCGTGACCAAGGCCTTCTCGGAAGTCGGCATCACGATCAACTGGTCGGGAACCGGCGTCGACGAGAAGGGTGCCTGCGCCGAGACCGGCAAGGTGCTGGTCGAGGTCGATCCGCGCTACTTCCGCCCGACCGAAGTCGAGCTGCTGATCGGCGACCCGACCAAGGCCAAGACCAAGCTCGGCTGGGTGCACGAGACCAAGTGGGAGCAGCTCTGCGCCGAAATGGTCGCCGCCGACATGATCAATGTCGCCCGGGAGAAGCGTCGCAATGCCGAATGACGTGATCTTTCCTCTCGAGGGCAAGCGCGTCTGGGTTGCCGGCCATCGTGGAATGGTCGGCTCCGCCATCGTGCGGCGCCTCGCCTCCGAGGGCTGCGAAGTCCTGATCGCCGGCCGCGATGTCCTCGACCTCGAGCGCCAGAGCGCGGTCGAGGCCTGGATGGCCAAGGAAAGGCCGGACGCCATCTTCATGGCCGCGGCCAAGGTCGGCGGCATCCTGGCCAACGACACGTATCCCGCCGACTTCCTTTACAACAACCTGGTCATCGAGACGAACATCGTCGATGCCGCTTGGCGCAACGGCGTCGGCAAGGTGCTGTTCCTCGGCTCGTCGTGCATCTATCCGAAGTTCGCGCCTCAGCCGATCATGGAAGACGCCCTGCTCACCGGCCCGCTGGAGCCGACCAACGAGTGGTACGCTATCGCCAAGATCGCCGGCATCAAGCTGGCTCAGGCCTATCGCAAGCAACATGGCTGCGACTTCATCAGCGCCATGCCGACCAATCTGTATGGGATCGGCGACAACTTCGACCTGAACAGCAGCCACGTAATGCCGGCCCTGATCCGCAAGGCACACGAGGCCAAGCAGGCCGGTGCCGACAGCATCACGATCTGGGGCACCGGTACGCCACGCCGCGAGTTCCTGAACGCCGATGACTGCGCCGACGCCTGCGTGTTCCTGATGAAGACCTATTCGGACTTCGAGCACGTGAATGTTGGCTCGGGCGAGGACATAACGATCCTCGACCTCGCGTGTTTGGTATGTGAGGTGGTTGGTTTTGACGGCAAAGTTGTCACGGATATTTCGAAACCGGACGGCACGCCGCGCAAGCTTATGAGTGCTAGTAAATTGCAGTCAATGTCATGGCGTCCGAGTATATCTCTAAGGGATGGCATTGCTGATGCTTATAGGTACTACTTGTCGACTTGTGGGCAGAGGTCCGCGTGACTGTTCGAGTTCC encodes:
- a CDS encoding NAD(P)-dependent oxidoreductase, with the protein product MTNVIVFGSSGFIGTRLVRRLAGQGQNVVAIDILPPREALPGVRYISHDVREPVPAAFGLEDAMIYNLAAVHRTPGHPAHEYYDTNIFGALNATQFAEAIGARKLVFTSSISVYGPREDVVDESTPPAPTSDYGRSKLMAEAIHRRWASAAHDRRLVIVRPGVVFGPGERGNYSNLAGALKRGLFAYPGRKNTIKSGGYVDELLSALDFVVSRDMPEVTFNFAYPDESTTEDIVKAFGRVSTVKTNYPVVPIAPLLGVAWCFEFVARLGFKTPIHRERIWKLVRSTRIKPNWLLTQGYSFGSDVESALRAWSEETRGTFE
- a CDS encoding glycosyltransferase family 4 protein, encoding MSASDMTRAASEPVQDEFGWLAGSLLVLSNYYHPEPTGSAPPITDLSLWLAENGLRPDVLAARPSYPKNAVYEGYEAGQRDHEDFKGVNVRRVKSYIANSRGMIGRLLSETSFAASALFARERRYKGVICVCPSVFVVLVAPFFRARDGRVVAIVHDIQSGLAANLKFGMAGGLTQLLRKLEAWALNRCDRVIALTPGMERELRELGVKGQIDIIPPQVNVREIVPMPRAEGRPLLVYSGNLGRKQGLDQVMALAAELLKRSAVVDILIRGEGSERKALEEQAESEGLTNVRFADLAPRDQLSAAMGAATLHLVPQSPGGANFALPSKIFSIMAAERPYIATAEAGTPLALITQASKGGVTIEPNDAPEFADAVQKLISDPEALRRMSASGRSYVENYVDREVVCRRILRATKA
- a CDS encoding DapH/DapD/GlmU-related protein, with the translated sequence MYILRRVYSAVARAVAVRKNVHIGSNFKIGMFSFVNSSASLHIGHEVSIGANVWISCNGYIGNGVLISSQVGIVSKYEHDMYSVGVPISRAPTLGDPGWRNINKSDYIHIEDDVWIGFNVTILSGVRIGRGAVVAAGAVVVRDVGAYQIVAGNPARVIGERLNEELRIQHEAALRVRWLNIDRSDEIG
- the gmd gene encoding GDP-mannose 4,6-dehydratase, with translation MTVKSNGKVALITGVTGQDGAYLSELLLSKGYTVHGLKRRSSSFNTGRIEHLYQDPHEADPRFILHYGDMTDSTNLIRIVQQTQPDEIYNLAAQSHVQVSFETPEYTSNADGTGTLRLLEAIRILGLEKKTKFYQASTSELYGLVQEVPQSEKTPFYPRSPYAAAKLYSYWIVVNYREAYGIHASNGILFNHESPLRGETFVTRKITRAVAAIKQGFQDKLYLGNLDAKRDWGHAREYVRGMWLMLQQETADDYVLATGETTLVRDFVTKAFSEVGITINWSGTGVDEKGACAETGKVLVEVDPRYFRPTEVELLIGDPTKAKTKLGWVHETKWEQLCAEMVAADMINVAREKRRNAE
- a CDS encoding GDP-L-fucose synthase; amino-acid sequence: MSPGRSVAMPNDVIFPLEGKRVWVAGHRGMVGSAIVRRLASEGCEVLIAGRDVLDLERQSAVEAWMAKERPDAIFMAAAKVGGILANDTYPADFLYNNLVIETNIVDAAWRNGVGKVLFLGSSCIYPKFAPQPIMEDALLTGPLEPTNEWYAIAKIAGIKLAQAYRKQHGCDFISAMPTNLYGIGDNFDLNSSHVMPALIRKAHEAKQAGADSITIWGTGTPRREFLNADDCADACVFLMKTYSDFEHVNVGSGEDITILDLACLVCEVVGFDGKVVTDISKPDGTPRKLMSASKLQSMSWRPSISLRDGIADAYRYYLSTCGQRSA